The following coding sequences are from one Mycolicibacterium aichiense window:
- the serB gene encoding phosphoserine phosphatase SerB: protein MTMSKVSVLITVTGVDQPGVTSALFEVLARHAVDLLNVEQVVIRGRLTLGVLVSGEANVADGAQLRDDVTTAIHRVGLDVTIERSDDSPIIREPSTHTIVVLGRPITAAAFGVVAREAAALGVNIDFIRGVSDYPVTGLELRVSVPVGVGGDLRTLLARVAAEQGLDIAVENYSLERRAKRLIVFDVDSTLIQGEVIEMLAAHAGAEEAVAAVTEAAMRGELDFAESLHRRVETLAGLPAEVLDEVADQIELTPGARTTIRTLRRLGFHCGVVSGGFRQVIDPLAHDLMLDFVAANELEIVDGKLTGRVVGEVVDRAGKAKALRDFARQVGVPMEQTVAVGDGANDIDMLAAAGLGVAFNAKPALRAVADTSLSHPYLDTVLFILGITRAEIEAADAVDGVLRRVEIPPE from the coding sequence ATGACCATGTCCAAGGTGTCGGTGCTGATCACCGTCACCGGTGTCGACCAGCCTGGCGTCACCTCTGCATTGTTCGAAGTGTTGGCCCGCCACGCGGTGGATCTGCTCAACGTCGAGCAGGTGGTGATCCGCGGGCGGTTGACGCTCGGTGTGCTGGTTTCCGGTGAGGCCAATGTGGCCGACGGTGCACAGCTGCGCGATGACGTCACCACCGCGATTCATCGGGTCGGGCTGGACGTCACGATCGAACGCAGTGACGACTCGCCGATCATCCGCGAGCCGTCCACCCACACCATCGTCGTTCTCGGGCGGCCGATCACGGCGGCGGCCTTCGGTGTGGTTGCTCGCGAGGCCGCGGCGCTCGGGGTCAACATCGACTTCATCCGCGGCGTCTCCGACTACCCGGTGACCGGTCTGGAGCTGCGGGTGTCGGTTCCCGTCGGTGTCGGTGGCGATCTGCGCACGCTACTGGCGCGGGTGGCGGCCGAGCAGGGCTTGGACATCGCCGTCGAGAACTACAGCCTGGAACGACGGGCCAAGCGGCTCATCGTGTTCGACGTGGACTCCACGCTCATCCAGGGTGAGGTCATCGAGATGCTGGCCGCCCATGCCGGCGCCGAGGAAGCGGTCGCCGCCGTCACCGAGGCGGCCATGCGGGGCGAACTGGACTTCGCCGAGTCACTGCACCGCCGGGTCGAGACCTTGGCCGGGCTGCCCGCCGAGGTGCTCGACGAGGTCGCCGATCAGATCGAACTGACCCCCGGCGCGCGCACCACGATTCGGACCCTGCGGCGGTTGGGCTTTCACTGCGGGGTGGTCTCCGGCGGCTTCCGCCAGGTGATCGACCCGTTGGCCCACGACCTGATGCTCGACTTCGTGGCGGCCAACGAACTGGAGATCGTCGACGGCAAGCTGACCGGACGCGTCGTCGGCGAGGTCGTCGATCGCGCCGGAAAAGCCAAGGCGCTGCGCGACTTTGCGCGCCAGGTCGGTGTCCCGATGGAGCAGACCGTGGCCGTCGGCGACGGGGCCAACGACATCGACATGCTGGCCGCCGCCGGGCTCGGGGTGGCCTTCAACGCCAAGCCCGCGCTGCGGGCGGTGGCCGACACGTCGCTGAGCCATCCTTACCTGGACACCGTGCTGTTCATCCTCGGTATCACCCGCGCCGAAATCGAGGCGGCCGACGCCGTCGACGGCGTGCTGCGCCGGGTGGAGATCCCGCCGGAGTAG
- a CDS encoding PLP-dependent aminotransferase family protein, whose product MATTMTARTLDPDLLVRELGNWRTSSKSGPTYQALADGLRMLIVDGRLPVGSRLPSERVLAEALRVSRTTVTAAYAELGDSGYLHARRGARSTVALPHTPVSVPSPTPAAINLAAAALAAPASAVQEAFAEAARESAGYLQLTGHDMRGILPFRRAIAERYCARGLPTEPDQIMVTSGAQHAIALILTTYVQPGDRVLVEQPTYHGVLSAIATAGARPVPVAMTREGWELDAVHAAVRQLAPTLAYLVPDNHNPTGFSMPPADRKRICDIVAETRTRTVIDETLTDVWIDEPMPPPVAASMRTRTDLMITIGSMSKSFWGGMRIGWIRAEPSVLATIRAVRPSIDLGTSVIEQLAAARLLTHRADEVLPERREILRGRRALLLDLLEQHLPEWRPLPGTGGMSLWVQLPAPVSSAMCASASRLGVELPPGPRFGVDGTLERFVRIPFALPEDELTEAIELLGRAWRSITGSATVESTAVVI is encoded by the coding sequence ATGGCGACGACTATGACGGCCAGAACCCTCGATCCGGACCTTCTGGTCCGGGAACTGGGCAACTGGCGGACCTCCAGCAAAAGTGGCCCCACCTACCAGGCCTTGGCCGACGGGCTGCGGATGCTGATCGTCGACGGCCGGCTGCCGGTCGGTTCGCGGCTGCCCAGCGAACGCGTGCTCGCCGAAGCGCTGCGAGTGTCCCGAACCACCGTCACCGCCGCGTATGCAGAACTGGGCGACAGCGGCTATCTGCACGCCCGGCGCGGCGCCCGCAGCACGGTTGCGCTCCCCCACACCCCGGTCAGCGTGCCGAGTCCGACACCAGCCGCCATCAACCTGGCGGCGGCCGCTCTGGCCGCCCCGGCCAGCGCGGTGCAGGAGGCGTTCGCCGAGGCCGCCCGCGAATCCGCCGGCTATCTGCAGCTGACCGGTCACGACATGCGCGGGATCTTGCCCTTCCGTCGCGCGATCGCCGAACGTTATTGCGCCAGAGGGCTTCCCACCGAACCCGACCAGATCATGGTCACCAGCGGCGCGCAGCACGCGATCGCTTTGATCCTGACGACCTACGTTCAGCCCGGTGATCGCGTACTCGTGGAGCAGCCCACCTATCACGGTGTGCTCAGCGCGATCGCGACCGCGGGCGCGCGGCCGGTGCCGGTGGCGATGACAAGGGAGGGTTGGGAACTCGACGCCGTACACGCCGCCGTGCGACAACTCGCCCCGACTCTGGCCTATCTGGTACCCGACAATCACAATCCGACAGGGTTCTCGATGCCACCCGCTGACCGCAAGCGAATTTGCGACATCGTCGCCGAGACCCGCACCCGCACAGTGATCGACGAGACCCTCACCGACGTCTGGATCGACGAGCCGATGCCGCCGCCGGTTGCCGCATCGATGAGGACGCGCACCGACCTGATGATCACGATCGGCTCGATGTCGAAGTCATTCTGGGGCGGGATGCGCATCGGCTGGATCCGCGCCGAACCGAGCGTGCTCGCCACCATCCGCGCGGTCCGCCCGTCGATCGATCTGGGTACCTCGGTGATCGAACAGCTTGCTGCGGCAAGACTTCTCACGCATCGGGCCGACGAGGTGCTGCCCGAGCGCCGCGAGATCCTGCGGGGGCGACGGGCGCTGCTCCTCGACCTTCTGGAGCAACACCTGCCGGAATGGCGCCCGCTGCCCGGCACCGGCGGCATGTCGCTGTGGGTGCAGCTGCCCGCGCCGGTGAGTTCGGCGATGTGCGCCTCGGCCTCCCGGCTCGGCGTCGAGTTGCCTCCCGGCCCCCGCTTCGGGGTCGACGGCACGTTGGAGCGCTTTGTCCGGATTCCGTTCGCTCTGCCCGAGGATGAGCTGACCGAGGCCATCGAACTGCTCGGCCGGGCGTGGCGCAGCATCACCGGATCGGCCACGGTCGAGTCGACGGCCGTGGTGATCTAG
- a CDS encoding YczE/YyaS/YitT family protein — MAMMVRAGLGLDPWDVFHQGLTRHTPMTIGVASAVVGVVVLLAWIPLRNKPGIGTVANVVVIAVTVDAGLAVLTAPESLPARVALMLGAVLLNAISTVLYVGAGLGPGPRDGLMTGVVARTGVSVRVVRTAIEATVLSVGWLLGGSVGVGTVIYAFGIGPIVQLVLHLTPKPVLAASGWANILEKSRKRSDPRRADAGEYGTMVQCPIPPTRSTPTC; from the coding sequence ATGGCGATGATGGTGCGCGCCGGGCTCGGCCTCGATCCGTGGGATGTGTTCCACCAGGGGCTGACCCGGCACACGCCGATGACCATCGGGGTGGCCTCGGCGGTGGTCGGAGTCGTCGTACTACTGGCCTGGATCCCGTTGCGCAACAAGCCCGGCATCGGCACGGTTGCCAACGTCGTCGTCATCGCGGTGACCGTCGACGCCGGACTGGCCGTGCTGACCGCACCCGAATCGCTACCGGCCCGGGTCGCCCTGATGCTGGGAGCCGTGCTACTCAACGCGATCTCGACGGTTCTCTACGTGGGCGCCGGTCTGGGGCCCGGCCCCCGTGACGGGCTGATGACGGGAGTGGTTGCGCGGACCGGCGTTTCGGTACGTGTGGTGCGCACCGCGATCGAAGCCACCGTGCTCTCGGTGGGCTGGCTGCTGGGCGGCAGCGTGGGAGTCGGAACCGTCATCTACGCCTTCGGCATCGGGCCGATCGTTCAGCTGGTCCTTCATCTCACCCCGAAACCCGTCCTGGCCGCGAGCGGGTGGGCGAACATCCTCGAGAAGAGTCGAAAACGCAGCGACCCCAGGCGTGCCGATGCGGGTGAATACGGCACGATGGTGCAGTGCCCGATACCGCCGACGAGGTCGACCCCGACCTGCTGA
- a CDS encoding ABC transporter ATP-binding protein gives MPDTADEVDPDLLIDFRKVSLRRGGRVLVGPITWQVELDERWVVIGPNGAGKTSLLRMAAAMEHPSSGIAHVLAERLGRTDMAELRQRVGLSSAALAQRVPDDELVRDLVVSAGYAVLGRWRENYDEIDYARAVDTLESVGAEHLADRTYGTLSEGERKRVLIARSLMTDPELLLLDEPAAGLDLGGREELVARLADLAADPDAPALVLVTHHVEEIPPGFSHCLILSEGQVVAGGLLRDTLTAENLSTAFGQSIALDVIDGRYFARRVRSRAAHRRR, from the coding sequence GTGCCCGATACCGCCGACGAGGTCGACCCCGACCTGCTGATCGACTTCCGGAAAGTATCGCTGCGCCGCGGGGGCCGGGTCCTGGTCGGGCCCATCACCTGGCAGGTCGAACTCGACGAACGCTGGGTGGTGATCGGCCCCAACGGCGCAGGCAAGACCTCGCTGCTGCGGATGGCGGCCGCGATGGAACACCCGTCGTCGGGCATCGCCCACGTGCTCGCAGAGCGGCTGGGCCGCACCGACATGGCCGAGCTACGCCAGCGGGTGGGGCTGAGCAGCGCGGCACTCGCGCAGCGGGTGCCCGACGACGAACTGGTCCGCGATCTGGTCGTCTCGGCCGGGTACGCCGTGTTGGGCCGGTGGCGGGAGAACTACGACGAGATCGACTACGCCCGCGCCGTGGACACGCTGGAGAGCGTGGGCGCCGAACACCTGGCCGACCGCACCTACGGCACCCTGTCGGAGGGCGAACGCAAGCGCGTCCTCATCGCCCGCTCGTTGATGACCGACCCCGAGCTGCTCCTGCTCGACGAGCCCGCGGCCGGGCTGGACCTCGGCGGCCGCGAGGAACTGGTGGCCCGGCTGGCCGATCTGGCCGCCGACCCCGATGCGCCCGCCCTGGTCCTGGTCACCCACCACGTCGAGGAGATCCCGCCCGGCTTCAGCCACTGCCTGATCCTGTCCGAGGGCCAGGTGGTGGCCGGTGGACTGCTGCGTGACACCCTGACGGCGGAGAATCTGTCCACCGCGTTCGGGCAATCGATTGCGCTGGATGTCATCGACGGCCGCTACTTCGCCCGACGCGTGCGGAGTCGCGCGGCCCACAGGAGGCGCTGA
- a CDS encoding NUDIX hydrolase, with translation MSDKPEPLPVRPAATVMLIRDTAAEGLEVFLMRRHSAMEFAGGVMVFPGGGVDDRDRNSDIAWYGPGPDWWATRFGIDEDLAEALVCAAARETFEESGVLFAGPADDPDGIVADASIYREARGALVDRSLSFSDFLRRENLVLRADLLRPWANWVTPEEERTRRYDTYFFVGALPEGQRADGHNTESDQAAWTSPEAAIEDFAEARSFLLPPTWTQLDSLAGRSVDEVLTLERQIVVVQPNLAVHEGNWEIEFFNSDRYNEARNRRAPQGYGD, from the coding sequence ATGAGCGACAAGCCCGAACCATTGCCGGTCCGGCCGGCGGCGACGGTCATGCTGATCCGGGACACTGCAGCTGAAGGTCTCGAGGTTTTTCTGATGCGCCGCCACAGCGCGATGGAGTTCGCCGGCGGGGTCATGGTGTTCCCCGGCGGAGGCGTCGACGACCGCGACCGCAACTCCGACATCGCCTGGTACGGACCCGGGCCGGACTGGTGGGCCACCCGGTTCGGCATCGACGAAGACCTCGCCGAAGCACTGGTATGCGCCGCGGCCCGCGAGACGTTCGAGGAGTCCGGGGTGCTGTTCGCCGGACCGGCCGACGATCCGGACGGCATCGTCGCCGACGCGTCGATCTATCGGGAGGCGCGCGGGGCCCTGGTCGACCGCAGCCTGTCGTTCTCGGACTTCCTGCGCCGGGAGAACCTGGTGCTGCGCGCCGACCTGCTGCGGCCGTGGGCCAACTGGGTCACCCCCGAGGAAGAGCGCACCCGCCGCTACGACACCTACTTCTTCGTCGGCGCCCTGCCGGAGGGCCAGCGGGCCGACGGCCACAACACCGAATCCGATCAGGCGGCCTGGACCAGTCCGGAGGCCGCCATCGAGGACTTCGCCGAGGCCCGCTCGTTCCTGCTGCCGCCGACCTGGACGCAGCTCGACTCGCTGGCCGGGCGCTCCGTCGACGAGGTGCTGACGCTGGAACGTCAGATCGTGGTTGTTCAGCCCAATCTTGCTGTGCACGAAGGTAATTGGGAGATCGAGTTCTTCAACAGCGATCGCTACAACGAGGCGCGCAACCGGCGGGCCCCGCAGGGTTACGGCGACTGA
- a CDS encoding enoyl-CoA hydratase: MREFAHVHVGEQHPKVGVLLVSRPPTNALTRQTYRELIDAATEVGDRADIATVILFGGHEIFSAGDDVPELRTLNRAEAEAADRLRRDALDAVAAIPKPTVAAITGYALGAGLSLALAADWRVSGDNVKLGATEILAGLVPGGGGAERLARAIGAARAKELAFSGRFVDAKESLALGLIDEMVAPDHVFDAAAAWAGRFVDAEPSALAGAKALIDGRLDAGEQAQRYGQVFAAGDGS, translated from the coding sequence GTGCGCGAGTTCGCCCATGTGCACGTCGGCGAGCAGCACCCCAAAGTTGGGGTGCTGCTGGTGTCACGCCCACCGACCAACGCACTGACCAGACAGACCTACCGCGAGCTCATCGACGCGGCCACCGAGGTAGGCGACCGCGCCGACATCGCAACGGTGATCCTGTTCGGCGGACACGAGATCTTCTCCGCCGGCGACGATGTCCCCGAACTGCGCACGCTGAACCGCGCCGAGGCTGAGGCCGCCGACCGGCTGCGCCGCGATGCGCTCGATGCGGTGGCGGCGATTCCCAAGCCGACGGTCGCCGCGATCACCGGCTACGCGCTGGGCGCGGGGCTGAGCCTCGCGCTGGCAGCCGACTGGCGGGTCAGCGGTGACAACGTCAAACTCGGCGCCACCGAAATCCTGGCCGGGCTGGTCCCCGGCGGTGGTGGAGCCGAGCGGCTGGCGCGCGCGATCGGGGCGGCGCGGGCCAAGGAACTGGCGTTCAGCGGCCGGTTCGTCGACGCCAAGGAGTCGCTGGCGCTCGGACTCATCGACGAGATGGTGGCCCCCGATCACGTCTTCGACGCCGCCGCGGCCTGGGCGGGCCGGTTCGTCGACGCCGAGCCGAGTGCACTGGCCGGCGCCAAAGCCCTCATCGACGGCCGGCTCGACGCCGGTGAGCAGGCGCAACGCTACGGCCAGGTCTTCGCAGCGGGTGACGGCAGTTAG
- a CDS encoding class I SAM-dependent methyltransferase has translation MTTIDPAPQPHATAEQVEAALKDSKLAQVLYHDWEAESYDDKWSISYDKRCVDYARNLFDATVPPEELRELPYDRALELGCGSGFFLLNLIQAGVARRGSVTDLSPGMVKVATRNGENLGLDIDGRVADAEGVPYEDNTFDLVVGHAVLHHIPDVEKSLREVVRVLKPGGRFVFAGEPTSVGNTYARSLSTLTWRVATNATKLPGLEGWRRPQAELDESSRAAALEAVVDLHTFDPDDLERMARSAGAVDVSTSTTEFTAAMLGWPLRTFEAAVPPGKLGWGYAKFAFNSWIGLSWVDDNLWRRVVPKGWYYNVMITGVKPS, from the coding sequence ATGACGACGATCGACCCGGCCCCCCAACCGCACGCCACCGCGGAACAAGTCGAGGCCGCGCTGAAAGACAGCAAACTGGCCCAGGTCCTGTACCACGACTGGGAAGCCGAGAGCTACGACGACAAATGGTCGATCTCGTATGACAAACGCTGCGTGGACTACGCCCGCAACCTCTTCGACGCGACCGTGCCGCCCGAAGAGCTGCGTGAGCTGCCCTACGATCGCGCCCTGGAGCTGGGCTGTGGCAGCGGTTTCTTCCTGCTCAACCTGATCCAGGCCGGCGTGGCCCGGCGCGGCTCGGTGACCGACCTGTCGCCGGGCATGGTCAAGGTCGCCACCCGCAATGGGGAGAACCTGGGTCTGGACATCGACGGCCGGGTCGCCGACGCCGAAGGCGTCCCCTACGAGGACAACACGTTCGACCTCGTCGTCGGGCATGCCGTGCTGCACCACATCCCCGACGTCGAGAAGTCGCTGCGCGAGGTCGTGCGGGTGCTCAAGCCGGGCGGCCGGTTCGTGTTCGCCGGCGAGCCCACCAGTGTGGGCAACACCTACGCGCGGTCGCTGTCGACGCTGACCTGGCGGGTCGCCACCAACGCCACCAAGCTGCCCGGTCTGGAAGGCTGGCGGCGGCCGCAGGCCGAACTCGACGAATCGTCTCGCGCCGCGGCGCTGGAGGCGGTCGTGGACCTGCACACCTTCGACCCCGACGACCTCGAGCGAATGGCCCGCAGCGCCGGCGCCGTCGACGTGTCGACCTCGACGACGGAGTTCACCGCCGCGATGCTCGGCTGGCCGCTGCGCACGTTCGAGGCCGCCGTACCGCCCGGCAAACTGGGCTGGGGCTACGCCAAGTTCGCCTTCAACAGCTGGATCGGGCTGAGCTGGGTGGACGACAACCTCTGGCGCCGCGTCGTGCCCAAGGGCTGGTACTACAACGTCATGATCACCGGGGTCAAACCGTCCTGA